The following are encoded together in the Buchnera aphidicola (Acyrthosiphon lactucae) genome:
- a CDS encoding FliI/YscN family ATPase, whose protein sequence is MAGIISSCLFRGILMNLRFTQFLKKFSSVENRIEKLSDIVNYGRLISINGLVLEVIGLLKTPIGSECLIERKIDGKNIYMNAEVIGFSGEKTLLLSFEEINGVFPGARVCVKPGNYGIVKKMPLGMKLLGRVLDGRGQPLDQLPKIDYKYYTAIKNCSINPLNRTPITEVLDTGIRAINGLLTIGRGQKIGIFSSSGIGKSILLGMMAKYTQADVIIIALIGERGREVKEFIENILGAEGLSRSVVIAAPADVSPLLKIQAASYATNIAEYFYKNNKHVLLIMDSLTRYAMAQREIALSLGELPISKGYPSSIFSKIPTLVERTGIANKNKASITSFYTVLTEDEDEQDPVSHLARSILDGHIILSRYYADLGHYPAIDIKSSISRVMPNIISAKQYSQAFYFKKLVSSYQRNRDLINIGAYINGTDLVLDHAIKIWPKLEKFLQQGISEKSDYFFSCQALNEIFI, encoded by the coding sequence ATGGCAGGAATTATCTCGTCTTGTTTATTCAGAGGAATATTAATGAATTTAAGATTTACTCAATTTTTAAAAAAGTTTTCTTCTGTTGAAAATAGAATTGAGAAACTGTCTGATATTGTTAATTATGGTCGTCTTATTAGTATTAATGGATTAGTTTTAGAAGTTATAGGATTATTAAAAACACCTATTGGTTCGGAATGTCTTATTGAAAGAAAAATAGATGGCAAAAACATATATATGAATGCTGAAGTAATAGGTTTTTCAGGAGAAAAAACTTTATTGCTATCTTTTGAAGAAATTAATGGTGTTTTTCCTGGGGCTCGTGTTTGTGTAAAACCAGGAAATTATGGTATTGTAAAAAAAATGCCATTGGGTATGAAATTATTAGGAAGAGTATTAGACGGACGAGGTCAACCTTTAGATCAATTACCTAAAATTGATTATAAATACTATACTGCAATAAAAAATTGTAGCATTAACCCATTAAATAGAACTCCAATTACTGAAGTATTAGATACTGGAATACGCGCTATTAATGGACTTTTAACAATTGGAAGAGGTCAAAAAATAGGAATTTTTTCTAGTTCTGGTATTGGTAAAAGTATTTTACTGGGTATGATGGCAAAGTATACACAAGCTGATGTTATTATTATTGCTTTAATTGGAGAGCGAGGTCGAGAAGTAAAAGAGTTTATAGAAAATATATTAGGGGCAGAAGGATTATCTCGATCAGTGGTTATTGCTGCTCCTGCAGACGTATCTCCTTTATTAAAAATACAAGCAGCTTCTTATGCTACTAATATTGCGGAATATTTTTATAAAAATAATAAACATGTACTATTAATTATGGATTCTTTAACTCGTTATGCTATGGCGCAACGAGAAATTGCATTATCTTTAGGAGAGTTACCTATTTCTAAAGGTTATCCGTCTTCTATATTTTCAAAAATTCCTACTTTAGTAGAGCGTACAGGAATAGCTAATAAAAATAAAGCTTCAATTACTTCATTTTATACAGTTTTAACTGAAGATGAAGATGAACAAGATCCAGTTTCACATCTCGCTCGGTCTATATTAGATGGGCACATTATACTGTCTCGTTATTATGCTGATTTAGGTCATTATCCCGCAATTGATATTAAATCTTCTATTAGTCGCGTGATGCCTAATATTATTAGTGCCAAACAGTATTCTCAAGCTTTTTATTTTAAAAAATTAGTTTCTTCGTATCAAAGAAATCGAGATTTGATAAATATAGGTGCTTATATTAATGGAACTGATTTAGTGTTAGATCATGCAATTAAAATTTGGCCGAAATTAGAAAAGTTTTTGCAACAAGGAATATCTGAAAAAAGCGATTATTTTTTTTCTTGTCAAGCGTTAAATGAAATATTTATTTAA
- the rpmG gene encoding 50S ribosomal protein L33 yields the protein MAKKNREKIKMISSAGTGHYYTTTKNKRNTPDKLKFKKYDPVIRKHVLYNEGKIK from the coding sequence ATGGCTAAAAAAAATCGTGAAAAAATAAAAATGATATCATCTGCAGGAACAGGGCATTATTATACTACAACTAAAAATAAGAGAAATACACCAGATAAATTAAAATTTAAAAAATATGATCCAGTCATTCGAAAACATGTTTTATATAATGAAGGAAAGATTAAATAA
- the fliP gene encoding flagellar type III secretion system pore protein FliP (The bacterial flagellar biogenesis protein FliP forms a type III secretion system (T3SS)-type pore required for flagellar assembly.), with protein sequence MFYRIIPFLFLLFFCPTVRAEIPGLTSHILDDGGQTWSVPVQTLVFLTSLTFLPAFLLMMTSFTRIVIVFGLLRNALGTPYAPPNQILLGLALFLTFFIMSPTFDKIYKDAYIPFSEEKINMEDAILKGSIPLKKFMLNQTRTPDLELFSKLANISYYKNKNDIPMRILLPSFITSELKTAFQIGFTIFIPFLIIDLVVASVLMALGMMMVPPSTISLPFKLMLFVLVDGWQLLITSLAQSFNT encoded by the coding sequence ATGTTTTATCGAATTATTCCATTTTTATTTTTATTATTTTTTTGTCCAACAGTCCGTGCAGAAATTCCTGGATTAACAAGTCATATTTTAGATGATGGTGGACAAACTTGGTCTGTACCAGTACAAACGTTAGTTTTTTTAACATCTTTAACTTTTCTTCCAGCATTTCTTTTAATGATGACTAGTTTTACAAGGATCGTTATTGTTTTTGGTTTATTAAGAAATGCGTTAGGTACTCCATATGCACCACCAAATCAGATATTACTTGGTTTAGCACTTTTTCTTACTTTTTTTATTATGTCTCCTACATTTGATAAAATTTATAAAGATGCTTATATACCATTTAGTGAAGAAAAAATAAATATGGAAGATGCTATTTTAAAAGGTTCTATTCCATTAAAGAAATTTATGTTAAATCAAACACGTACACCTGATTTAGAATTATTTTCAAAATTAGCAAATATTTCTTACTATAAAAATAAAAATGATATACCAATGCGAATTTTATTACCATCATTTATTACTAGCGAATTAAAAACTGCTTTTCAAATTGGATTTACTATTTTTATACCTTTTTTAATTATTGATTTAGTTGTAGCTAGTGTATTGATGGCTCTTGGTATGATGATGGTACCACCTTCAACAATTTCCTTGCCTTTTAAATTAATGTTGTTTGTATTAGTAGATGGATGGCAACTATTAATTACTTCATTAGCACAAAGTTTTAATACATAA
- the fliQ gene encoding flagellar biosynthesis protein FliQ, which translates to MTSEYVMELFHNAVKVALIIALPLLLAALISGLVISVLQAATQVNEQTLSFIPKIVSVLGTIVILGPWMLGIMLDYMHNLFNSIPLIIK; encoded by the coding sequence ATGACATCTGAATATGTAATGGAATTATTTCATAATGCTGTAAAAGTTGCATTAATTATTGCGTTGCCATTATTATTAGCAGCTTTAATTAGTGGTTTAGTAATTAGTGTATTACAAGCAGCTACACAAGTTAATGAACAGACTTTATCTTTTATCCCTAAAATTGTTTCTGTTTTAGGTACAATAGTGATACTTGGACCTTGGATGTTAGGTATTATGCTAGATTATATGCATAATTTATTTAACAGTATACCATTGATTATCAAATAA
- the rpmB gene encoding 50S ribosomal protein L28 → MSRICQITGKKRMIGNNRSHAMNATKRKFLINIQYHRFWLADEKRFIRLRISTNGMRYIDKKGIEKIIKKIKVN, encoded by the coding sequence ATGTCACGTATATGTCAGATTACTGGTAAAAAAAGAATGATTGGCAACAATCGGTCTCATGCTATGAATGCAACTAAAAGAAAATTTTTAATAAATATTCAATATCATCGATTTTGGCTTGCTGATGAAAAAAGATTCATTAGATTACGTATTTCAACTAATGGAATGCGTTATATTGATAAAAAAGGTATTGAAAAAATAATCAAAAAAATAAAGGTAAATTAA
- a CDS encoding flagellar hook-length control protein FliK — protein sequence MLQMIYNINSQNNASLNKDNNFFNNIFKEGLSISVLNQLNKYLLRKEIEFDNVFTEEKKNDDNDKNIVCANFIINNLLNILNKRDRILNSETFNNIKDNKMQKKKIKKNQVNSLHTIDFLKNIKDSKKNKIKNTFKILKIETESSKLINNKNQFNQINELNNIRITNNLDSKKTNNQLFQRKTNIPKVYKNKMKFIEDEKKVILPLDTKKNKKFIFFSKNINKIDNIIHRRNSFPIFNKKEHIKSYIKPLLSNNTKNSIEWKKLISHKILLSISNKNNQAEIHLKPESLGSIHIVINMKNNAATLKFISKYNEVRMFLENSIPFLRNSLTEHGIKLEKFNISSSLTNKKYKNYKNLFSKNINYLDSFKKNLNIYKNDLDLKNFKPIDIYI from the coding sequence ATGTTACAAATGATTTATAATATAAATTCACAAAATAATGCTTCTTTAAATAAAGATAATAATTTTTTTAATAATATTTTTAAAGAAGGCTTATCAATATCTGTTTTAAATCAATTAAATAAATACTTACTAAGAAAAGAAATAGAATTTGATAATGTTTTTACAGAAGAAAAAAAAAATGATGATAACGATAAAAATATTGTATGTGCTAATTTTATAATTAATAATCTATTAAATATTTTAAATAAAAGAGATAGAATTTTAAATTCTGAAACTTTTAATAATATTAAAGATAATAAAATGCAAAAAAAAAAAATAAAGAAGAATCAAGTTAATTCATTACATACTATTGATTTTTTAAAAAATATAAAAGATTCTAAAAAAAATAAAATTAAAAACACATTTAAAATATTAAAAATAGAAACAGAATCAAGTAAACTAATAAACAATAAAAATCAGTTTAATCAAATTAATGAATTAAATAATATAAGAATAACAAATAATTTAGACTCAAAAAAAACAAATAATCAACTTTTTCAAAGAAAAACAAACATCCCTAAAGTTTATAAAAATAAAATGAAATTTATAGAAGATGAAAAAAAGGTAATTCTTCCCTTAGATACTAAAAAAAATAAAAAATTTATATTTTTTTCTAAAAATATAAATAAAATTGATAATATAATTCATAGAAGAAATTCATTTCCAATTTTTAATAAAAAAGAACATATAAAATCATATATAAAACCATTACTTTCAAATAATACAAAAAATTCTATTGAATGGAAAAAATTAATTAGCCATAAAATACTTTTATCAATTTCTAACAAAAACAATCAAGCAGAAATACATTTAAAACCAGAATCTTTAGGATCTATACATATTGTGATTAATATGAAAAATAATGCTGCTACATTAAAATTTATTTCTAAATATAATGAAGTAAGAATGTTTTTAGAGAATTCTATTCCTTTTTTACGTAATTCATTAACAGAACACGGAATTAAATTAGAAAAATTTAATATTTCTAGTTCTCTTACAAATAAAAAATACAAAAACTATAAAAATTTATTTAGTAAGAATATTAACTATCTAGATAGTTTTAAAAAAAATCTCAATATATATAAAAATGATTTAGATTTAAAAAATTTTAAACCAATTGATATATATATTTGA
- the fliN gene encoding flagellar motor switch protein FliN translates to MGKSNNLNNFLQENEIEILENINNSFIGQFIKFFTSFTKNNIKLASHHIKIGSCNSETYIIKNLRCLNLIEILPYKEESFIIFSHDFLSIIIDILFGGKGHFKDKNKKIKNFTSTETLINTKITKFITTSFTKIYQKYFSTETNFINTKIFFNFKQSNFNPNTLFLISYFSFFINNIEIFFNILIPISILKYINKNILLSINNDNKNIHNIKKNIHNKISFNDIYDVKLNVISKFMFSSISYDKLYNLSVGDVLSIKKPNKIIGFIEDQAIFFGNFKRFNEQSIVFIEEFINNNLKFNKDKEYFLMNNIQKNDNDKKLINSEKKIIDNQKSNKKLLSEENMNKHVLNNSKNLTNNKNVLLNTFVNITVELGKSKIKIKDFLSFSKGSMLILDKPTEDPLDVFINGHLIASGEIVISEKKYGLRITSIKNSLKTIDVLS, encoded by the coding sequence ATGGGGAAAAGTAATAATTTAAATAATTTTTTACAAGAAAATGAAATTGAAATATTAGAAAATATTAATAATAGTTTTATAGGTCAATTTATAAAATTTTTTACTAGTTTTACTAAAAATAATATTAAATTAGCTTCTCATCATATAAAAATAGGATCTTGTAATTCTGAAACATATATTATAAAAAACTTAAGATGTCTAAATTTAATAGAAATTTTACCTTATAAAGAGGAATCTTTCATAATTTTTTCTCATGATTTTTTATCTATTATTATAGATATCTTGTTTGGAGGTAAAGGTCATTTTAAAGATAAAAATAAAAAAATAAAAAATTTTACATCTACTGAGACTTTGATTAATACTAAAATTACTAAATTTATAACAACTTCTTTCACTAAAATTTATCAAAAATATTTTTCAACAGAAACAAATTTTATTAATACAAAAATATTTTTTAATTTTAAACAATCTAATTTTAATCCTAATACATTATTTTTAATTAGTTATTTTAGCTTTTTTATTAATAATATAGAAATTTTTTTTAATATTTTAATTCCTATATCAATACTTAAATACATAAATAAAAATATACTTCTTTCAATAAATAATGATAATAAAAATATACATAATATAAAAAAAAATATTCATAATAAGATTTCTTTTAATGATATATATGATGTTAAACTAAATGTTATATCTAAATTTATGTTTAGTTCTATTTCATATGATAAACTTTATAATTTATCAGTCGGAGATGTTTTATCAATCAAAAAGCCTAATAAAATTATAGGATTTATAGAAGACCAAGCTATATTTTTTGGAAACTTTAAAAGGTTTAATGAACAATCTATTGTTTTTATAGAAGAGTTTATTAATAATAATTTAAAGTTTAATAAAGATAAGGAATACTTTCTAATGAATAATATACAGAAAAATGATAATGATAAAAAATTAATTAATTCTGAAAAAAAAATAATTGATAACCAAAAGAGTAATAAAAAATTATTATCTGAAGAAAATATGAATAAACATGTATTAAATAATTCTAAAAATTTAACAAATAATAAAAATGTCTTACTTAATACATTTGTTAATATTACTGTAGAATTAGGAAAATCAAAAATAAAAATTAAAGATTTTCTTAGCTTTTCAAAGGGAAGCATGTTAATTTTGGATAAACCAACAGAAGACCCCTTAGATGTTTTTATTAATGGTCATTTAATTGCATCTGGCGAAATTGTAATTTCAGAAAAAAAATATGGTCTTCGCATTACTAGTATAAAAAATTCTTTAAAAACTATAGATGTTTTATCTTAA
- a CDS encoding flagellar export protein FliJ, whose amino-acid sequence MKYTKFSFSLLETIEKKKIEEETIKIKNLYLKKQQNSEQLKLLINYQKEYLKKIHDKMMSGVCVHQWKNYNNFISTLQVIIKENINSIEENQRIIKKSLKKWSANKMKLKVWEYLNKINKKQTLKMKKIQEDIINDNCTQLKFLKKGKLLSCYK is encoded by the coding sequence ATGAAATATACAAAATTTTCATTTTCTTTGTTAGAAACAATAGAAAAAAAAAAAATAGAAGAAGAGACAATTAAGATTAAAAATCTTTATTTAAAAAAACAACAGAATAGTGAACAATTAAAACTATTAATTAATTATCAAAAAGAATATTTAAAAAAAATACATGATAAAATGATGTCAGGAGTTTGCGTACATCAGTGGAAAAATTATAATAATTTTATTTCTACATTACAGGTGATTATCAAAGAAAACATAAATAGCATTGAAGAAAATCAAAGAATAATTAAAAAAAGTTTAAAAAAATGGTCTGCAAATAAAATGAAACTAAAAGTTTGGGAATATTTAAATAAAATAAATAAAAAACAAACATTAAAGATGAAAAAAATACAGGAAGACATAATTAATGATAATTGTACTCAATTAAAATTTTTAAAAAAAGGAAAATTATTATCATGTTACAAATGA
- the fliF gene encoding flagellar basal-body MS-ring/collar protein FliF: MNFSTIEESVLKEKKKFNNFLSRFLKSSRVLIILLTAAVITAVSVSIWIKSPEYQVLYNHLSNEDGGAIINELNQMKIPYQFTDISGQISVPKDKVYEIRLRLAENNLPRGGGVGFELLDKEKFGMSQFNEQINYHRALEGELARTIQRINIVKSARIHIAFPKTSLFLQDKKKSSASVVLELQPGRTLDMGQINAILHLVSSSISNLSVKNITIVDQLGNLLNQNSVEYDHVNDLQFKYSEEIESRYRNRIKNILEPLVGIGNVYAQVTAQIDFNAQEKTQEKYSPNTNHKNQSIRSRQISIHDEIEKENIPNSLSNDDINLNKNTQENKNTRKLNTVKNSNNLKNDYTPFNSNINRDNTINYELNHSVSHTKMNIGEIKRLSAAVIVNFIKDKNGKLVPLTIEKTKNIKKLVQEAIGYSKSRGDSIHLVNASFTRYNEKIPVQINNLNNFNLSNFLFTIAPWFFPSFFLFLLLKKYICSFSKKNNFENTHVLKEKKHIGKNNILQENSVQEDIKKNINIDKLIHQICNISNQNPRTIALIIRKWMSDKI, encoded by the coding sequence ATGAATTTTAGCACTATAGAAGAATCAGTTTTAAAAGAGAAAAAAAAATTTAATAATTTTCTATCTCGTTTTTTAAAAAGTTCTCGTGTTTTAATTATTTTATTAACAGCTGCAGTTATTACTGCTGTTTCTGTTTCAATATGGATTAAATCTCCCGAGTATCAAGTTTTGTATAATCATTTATCTAATGAAGATGGTGGAGCTATTATTAATGAACTAAATCAAATGAAAATTCCTTATCAATTTACTGATATTTCAGGTCAAATATCAGTTCCAAAAGATAAAGTTTATGAAATTCGTTTGCGTTTGGCAGAAAATAATCTTCCTAGAGGTGGAGGTGTTGGTTTTGAATTATTAGATAAAGAAAAATTTGGAATGAGTCAATTTAATGAACAAATAAATTATCATCGTGCTTTAGAAGGGGAATTAGCTCGAACTATACAAAGAATTAATATTGTGAAAAGTGCTAGAATACATATAGCATTTCCTAAAACATCATTATTTTTACAAGACAAAAAAAAATCTTCAGCTTCTGTTGTTTTAGAACTTCAGCCAGGAAGAACATTAGATATGGGACAAATTAATGCAATATTACATTTAGTCTCAAGTAGTATATCAAATCTTTCAGTAAAAAATATTACCATCGTAGATCAATTAGGAAACTTATTAAATCAGAATTCTGTAGAATATGATCACGTTAATGATTTGCAGTTTAAATATTCTGAAGAGATTGAATCTCGTTATCGAAATAGAATAAAAAATATTTTAGAACCATTAGTAGGGATTGGTAATGTTTATGCTCAAGTAACTGCACAAATAGATTTTAATGCACAAGAAAAAACACAAGAAAAATATTCACCGAATACTAATCATAAAAATCAATCAATAAGATCTCGTCAAATAAGTATTCATGATGAAATAGAGAAAGAAAATATACCGAATTCTTTATCCAATGATGATATTAATTTAAATAAGAATACTCAAGAGAATAAAAATACAAGAAAACTAAATACTGTAAAAAATAGTAATAATTTAAAAAATGACTATACTCCTTTTAATAGTAATATTAATCGTGATAATACCATTAACTATGAATTAAATCATAGTGTATCACATACTAAAATGAATATAGGAGAAATCAAAAGATTATCAGCAGCAGTTATAGTGAATTTTATTAAAGATAAAAATGGAAAATTAGTTCCTTTAACTATAGAAAAGACAAAAAATATTAAAAAATTAGTACAAGAAGCAATAGGATATTCTAAATCGCGAGGAGACAGTATTCATCTTGTTAATGCATCATTTACTAGATATAATGAAAAAATACCGGTTCAAATAAATAATTTAAATAATTTTAATTTATCAAATTTTTTATTTACTATTGCGCCGTGGTTTTTTCCTTCTTTCTTTCTTTTTCTATTATTAAAAAAATATATTTGTTCTTTTTCAAAAAAAAATAATTTTGAAAATACACATGTTCTAAAAGAAAAAAAACATATAGGAAAAAATAATATTTTACAAGAAAATTCTGTTCAAGAAGATATTAAAAAAAATATAAATATAGATAAATTAATCCATCAAATTTGCAATATATCTAATCAGAATCCACGTACTATAGCGTTGATTATTCGTAAATGGATGAGTGATAAAATATGA
- the fliR gene encoding flagellar biosynthetic protein FliR — translation MLTFNSLQLITLISNFFWPMVRILSFFSAVPIFNDKLVNRKNKIFLSGIISWLVSPFLPEVHTELFSYFGFLLFLQQILIGFVLGFTAQLLFITINLSGEIIGLQMGLSFATFFNNNTHIGTSVISRLLNTLTLFFFLILNTHLYLISILIDSFYSMPIDSYFLNANIFFILLKFSSYIFLNSVLFVFPIMIFLLSLSVIMSLLNRLSPQISIFSIGFPLNLLLGILVLYFLIPIIFPFFEKISNDLMFFITSTFLRM, via the coding sequence ATGTTAACATTCAATAGTCTTCAATTAATAACTTTAATTAGTAATTTTTTTTGGCCTATGGTACGAATTTTATCTTTTTTTTCAGCGGTGCCTATTTTTAATGATAAACTAGTCAATAGAAAGAATAAAATTTTTTTATCTGGTATAATTAGTTGGTTAGTATCTCCTTTTTTACCTGAAGTTCATACAGAATTATTTTCGTATTTTGGATTTTTATTATTCTTACAACAGATATTAATTGGTTTTGTCTTAGGTTTTACTGCGCAGTTATTATTTATTACAATAAATTTATCTGGTGAAATAATAGGATTGCAAATGGGTTTATCATTTGCAACCTTTTTTAATAATAATACTCACATTGGTACTTCTGTAATATCTCGTTTATTAAATACTTTAACTTTGTTTTTTTTTCTAATTCTTAATACTCATCTTTATTTAATTTCTATTTTAATTGATAGTTTTTATAGTATGCCTATTGATAGTTATTTTTTAAATGCAAATATTTTTTTTATTTTATTAAAGTTTTCTAGTTATATTTTTTTAAATAGTGTTTTATTTGTTTTTCCAATTATGATTTTTTTATTATCTCTTAGTGTTATAATGAGTTTATTAAATCGATTATCTCCTCAGATATCTATTTTTTCTATTGGTTTTCCATTAAATTTATTATTAGGTATATTAGTTTTATATTTCTTAATACCTATTATATTTCCTTTTTTTGAAAAAATATCAAATGATTTAATGTTTTTTATCACTAGCACTTTCTTACGTATGTAG
- the fliG gene encoding flagellar motor switch protein FliG → MILNGTEKSALLLITIGSDQAGEILKNLTPFEVQELITAMVNIKRVSHKKLHEILTECYDLAIKNNILNCNNSDKYLVNMLTKALGEKKGNSLLQEALEIRNAKICIEALNYMKAEQVAFLLDNEHPQIITTILVYLDKNQSAQVLSFLSDEKQSEIILRIIEFRGIEESSLVELNKVINNLLQNKKLILSEKGGIKTAAQILNSMKMKNEKKTIKKISIFNQKLADRIVEEMFLFDNLVDIDDKHIKVLIKNIEKEKLYIALQNTNSSIREKFFKNMSQTESNELSLSLQKKSYISKNSIKNEQKLILIMIKSIIENGKISLKTLREYYA, encoded by the coding sequence ATGATTTTAAATGGTACTGAAAAAAGTGCATTGTTATTAATAACAATAGGGTCTGATCAAGCAGGAGAAATATTAAAAAATTTAACTCCTTTTGAAGTTCAAGAACTAATTACTGCTATGGTGAATATTAAAAGAGTTTCTCACAAGAAATTACATGAAATACTTACGGAATGTTATGATCTTGCTATAAAAAACAATATTTTAAATTGTAATAATAGTGATAAGTATCTTGTTAATATGTTAACAAAAGCATTGGGAGAGAAAAAAGGAAATTCTCTATTACAAGAAGCATTAGAAATCCGTAATGCTAAAATATGTATTGAAGCACTTAATTATATGAAAGCTGAACAAGTAGCTTTTTTATTAGATAATGAACATCCCCAAATTATTACTACAATACTAGTATATTTAGATAAAAATCAATCAGCCCAAGTTCTTTCATTTCTTAGTGATGAAAAACAATCTGAAATTATATTAAGAATTATAGAATTTCGTGGTATTGAAGAATCTAGTTTAGTCGAATTGAATAAAGTTATTAATAATTTATTACAAAATAAAAAATTAATTTTATCAGAAAAAGGAGGTATAAAAACTGCTGCTCAAATTCTTAATTCAATGAAAATGAAGAATGAGAAAAAAACGATAAAAAAAATTAGTATATTTAACCAAAAATTAGCAGATAGAATTGTTGAAGAAATGTTTTTATTTGATAATTTAGTAGATATAGATGATAAACATATTAAAGTTTTAATTAAAAATATAGAAAAAGAAAAATTATATATTGCACTTCAAAATACTAATTCCTCTATTAGAGAGAAGTTTTTTAAAAATATGTCTCAAACAGAATCTAATGAACTATCTTTGAGTTTGCAGAAAAAGTCTTATATTTCTAAAAATTCTATAAAAAATGAACAAAAATTAATTTTAATAATGATTAAAAGTATTATAGAAAATGGAAAAATTTCATTAAAAACTTTAAGAGAGTATTATGCCTAA
- a CDS encoding flagellar assembly protein FliH, with translation MPNSILEKKWTRWYPKKIFLKNKKENKQILFFSDKFKEEDFFIASKNQKNFISDIKESTIDLKKTKGYEIGFKKGLIKGQEDNILLKNKLNNLFLDFENSLIIFEKALCSQLLKTVLKISSYVIGKNIDIDESILINYIKKIINQDGIFLKKPQLIIHPKNKKIIEKNFKDFLNTHKWTLVYDDNMDVNGCKIKSEKIDMDATVDARWQELSRLVYSEEY, from the coding sequence ATGCCTAATTCGATCTTAGAAAAAAAATGGACACGATGGTATCCAAAAAAAATATTTTTAAAAAACAAAAAAGAAAATAAACAAATTTTGTTTTTTTCTGATAAATTTAAAGAAGAAGATTTCTTTATAGCATCAAAAAATCAAAAAAATTTTATTAGTGATATAAAAGAATCTACAATAGATTTAAAAAAAACAAAAGGATATGAAATTGGTTTTAAAAAAGGACTTATAAAAGGTCAAGAAGATAATATATTATTAAAAAATAAATTAAATAATTTATTTTTAGATTTTGAGAATTCTCTCATTATTTTTGAAAAAGCATTATGTTCTCAATTGCTAAAAACAGTTTTAAAGATTTCATCTTATGTAATTGGTAAAAATATTGATATTGATGAATCAATTTTGATAAATTATATAAAAAAGATTATTAATCAAGATGGTATATTCTTGAAAAAACCACAACTTATAATTCATCCTAAAAATAAAAAAATAATAGAAAAAAACTTTAAAGATTTTTTAAATACTCATAAATGGACATTAGTTTACGATGATAATATGGACGTAAATGGTTGTAAAATTAAATCAGAAAAAATTGATATGGATGCAACAGTAGATGCTAGATGGCAGGAATTATCTCGTCTTGTTTATTCAGAGGAATATTAA